From the Brassica napus cultivar Da-Ae chromosome A8, Da-Ae, whole genome shotgun sequence genome, one window contains:
- the LOC106399683 gene encoding serine hydroxymethyltransferase 4 yields the protein MDPVSSWGNTPLVTVDPEIHDLIEKEKRRQCRGIELIASENFTSFAVIEALGSALTNKYSEGMPGNRYYGGNEFIDQIENLCQSRALEAFRLESASWGVNVQPYSGSPANFAAYTALLQPHDRIMGLDLPSGGHLTHGYYTSGGKKISATSIYFESLPYKVNFTTGYIDYDKLEEKAMDFRPKLLICGGSAYPRDWDYARLRAVADKVGALLLCDMAHISGLVAAQEAANPFEYCDVVTTTTHKSLRGPRAGMIFYRKGPKPPKKGQPEGAVYDFEDKINFAVFPALQGGPHNHQIGALAVALKQANTPAFKVYAKQVKANAVALANYLMGKGYSIVTGGTENHLVLWDLRPLGLTGNKVEKLCDLCNITLNKNAVFGDSSALAPGGVRIGTPAMTSRGLVEKDFEKIGEFLSRSVTLTLNIQKEHGKLLKDFNKGLVNNKEIEELKADVEKFSASYEMPGFLMSEMKYQD from the exons ATGGATCCAGTCTCATCCTGGGGAAACACCCCTCTCGTCACGGTCGATCCCGAGATCCACGACCTCATCGAGAAGGAGAAACGCCGCCAGTGCCGCGGAATCGAACTCATCGCCTCCGAGAATTTCACCTCCTTCGCCGTCATCGAAGCTCTCGGAAGCGCGCTGACCAACAAATACTCCGAAGGCATGCCCGGTAACCGTTACTACGGAGGCAACGAGTTCATCGACCAGATCGAGAACCTCTGCCAGTCACGCGCTCTCGAAGCCTTCCGTCTCGAGTCAGCATCCTGGGGCGTCAATGTGCAGCCCTACTCCGGATCTCCGGCCAACTTCGCCGCTTACACCGCCTTGCTTCAGCCTCACGATCGAATCATGGGGCTTGATCTGCCGTCGGGTGGTCATCTCACGCATGGATACTACACATCCGGAGGGAAGAAGATCTCTGCTACTTCCATCTACTTTGAGAGCCTTCCTTATAAGGTGAACTTCACCACTGGTTACATCGATTACGATAAGCTTGAGGAGAAGGCCATGGATTTCAGGCCTAAGTTGCTCATCTGTGGCGGTAGTGCCTACCCTAGGGACTGGGATTACGCTAGATTGAGAGCCGTTGCTGATAAGGTTGGAGCTCTTTTGCTCTGTGACATGGCTCACATTAGTGGCCTCGTTGCTGCTCAG GAAGCGGCAAACCCATTTGAGTACTGTGACGTTGTGACAACAACAACCCACAAGAGTTTGAGGGGTCCAAGGGCTGGTATGATCTTCTACAGGAAGGGCCCAAAACCACCAAAGAAGGGGCAGCCCGAGGGTGCAGTCTATGACTTTGAGGACAAAATCAACTTTGCTGTGTTCCCTGCGCTTCAAGGTGGTCCTCACAATCACCAGATTGGTGCTCTAGCTGTTGCCTTGAAGCAGGCTAACACTCCTGCTTTCAAGGTCTATGCGAAACAGGTGAAAGCCAATGCTGTTGCCCTTGCTAACTACCTGATGGGCAAGGGATACAGCATTGTAACTGGTGGAACTGAAAACCACCTTGTTCTTTGGGATCTTCGCCCTCTTGGATTGACCG GTAACAAAGTTGAGAAGCTTTGTGATCTGTGCAACATTACTCTGAACAAGAATGCTGTATTTGGAGATAGCAGTGCTCTTGCTCCTGGAGGTGTAAGAATCG GTACACCTGCGATGACATCAAGGGGACTGGTGGAGAAGGACTTTGAGAAGATAGGAGAGTTCTTGAGCCGATCAGTGACACTCACATTGAACATCCAGAAGGAGCACGGTAAGCTGTTGAAGGACTTCAACAAGGGATTGGTGAACAACAAGGAGATCGAGGAGCTCAAGGCTGATGTGGAGAAGTTCTCCGCCTCTTATGAGATGCCTGGATTTCTCATGTCTGAGATGAAGTACCAGGATTAG